The proteins below come from a single Rhodococcus sp. WMMA185 genomic window:
- a CDS encoding DUF485 domain-containing protein yields the protein MTTADLREGLTQQRIAPDAQAFVDMQSSPEFQQLRHRLRSFVFPMTAFFLAWYACYVLLATYAHDFMAIKVIGNVNIGIVLGLGQFVTTFAITALYVKFANRELDPRARAIREELEGPVK from the coding sequence GTGACTACAGCCGACCTCAGGGAGGGCCTGACGCAGCAGCGGATCGCCCCTGATGCGCAAGCGTTCGTAGACATGCAGTCGAGTCCGGAGTTCCAGCAGTTGCGACACCGTCTGCGCAGCTTTGTCTTTCCCATGACGGCGTTCTTCCTCGCGTGGTACGCGTGCTACGTCCTGCTGGCGACGTACGCGCATGACTTCATGGCCATCAAGGTAATCGGTAACGTCAACATCGGGATCGTCCTGGGCTTGGGCCAGTTCGTGACCACGTTCGCGATCACCGCCTTATACGTCAAGTTCGCCAACCGTGAACTCGACCCTCGCGCGCGTGCGATTCGTGAAGAACTGGAAGGACCCGTCAAGTGA